From the genome of Bacteroides sp. MSB163, one region includes:
- a CDS encoding hybrid sensor histidine kinase/response regulator transcription factor produces the protein MKSHSFIYLIIYSCFIMSMSLQAQEHFADRYNVSYITMDDGLPHNSIDDIYKDTYGFLWISTAGGGLSRYDGYEFIHFNPNTPHCKLKSNFIHNVYEDRFHRLWIVSEGGTDIIDLSTLQSVVPNDPKGLLPRFINQPTYIVILDSQGCIWLQCDNALHRISFNAEGDIDTLSTLDLPELSEPDLILKDIDEDGKIWTGINGTIYKISPTPQGQLEKSSISEQLTFWPGIYFKDMIAKENEVWIATHIGLFRYNKNNNTRKLYENIQSDPHSLSQNYLTNLAITDNKQLIAGTLRGANIYNPITDNFERFTHSSTGNSLLNSNFINCIRVDGQHIWFGTESGGINKLTPKRLVIHNYQHDKENPASLSDNPVNVIYEDKEGSLWVGTVEGGLNLKKQGSEQFIHYRWERGEISHNSVSSLVNDNQGRLWVGTWGGGINIVNPKAPNRPLQVIYTHPETGFPLFFIAVLVYDPTNNGMWIGANRGLFFYDMATQKFISPFANRMAENIRGCLGAIIDKENKLWVGSTEGVYIIDLNTRSPQSKEGEFQHRHLNYKLDNPQSGLIEKISCFCEAKDGTLWLGSNGYGIYKRIIDKQGKEKFISYNTDQGLINNNVRSLEEDINGSIWIGTNNGLSCFHPNENRFTNYTKQDGFPDAQFYWNASYRSSDGTLYFGSVAGLTAIDSNLPVVTAQPANIRFTRLRIGNENILPGNKYLPKDIAVTQEIKLHEKEKSFSLEFSALNFEPDNTATYSYRLLGFEDKWVQAPGNRRFASYTNLRPGSYTLQVKYTPDGGDGTENMAELKVTILPYFYKTTWFILLLVVLALLATWQTYQWRIRNFKRQRELLHRTVEERTYQLEQQKQLLENQTEELSRQNRMLTLQNEKITRQKAQLSRMARKVQELTLDKIAFFTNITHEFRTPITLIIGPIERALKLSYNPQVIEQLNFVERNSKYLLSLVNQLMDFRKIESGKLNIVATKGDFVSFIHSLLTPFEVFAGERNISIKHYFHMKSSEIFFDEEAMHKVITNLLSNAIKFTPDGGSISIYIATLPAKNDKEEKLYLCVSDTGTGIQEQDTEQIFNRFYQSKKQAKYPVYSQTGTGIGLYLCKRIVKMHDGEICVRNNHTIGCSFRILLPLPKEENISDQLIVENNIPPAATTKKNELPKERLALTILVVEDNADMRGYIRSILRDYYNVLEATNGAEALDVLNNQSVDFIISDLMMPVMDGIELSRRVKETFSISHIPFLMLTAKTSPETRLKSYRTGVDEYLLKPFDEALLLTRIENILDNRRRYQRKFKTDMDVEALNIEEESGDKKFINQVMEAIKEHYKNPYFEVSDFSEAVGVSKSLLNKKLQSLIGQSAGQFIRNYRLNTARELILKNRESKQMNIAEIAYEVGFNDPKYFARCFSKQFNTTPSALLNEEE, from the coding sequence ATGAAAAGTCACTCCTTTATATACCTTATTATATATAGCTGTTTTATAATGTCGATGTCGTTACAGGCTCAAGAACATTTTGCAGACCGATACAATGTTTCTTACATCACCATGGACGACGGGTTACCTCATAATTCCATTGACGACATTTATAAAGACACCTATGGTTTTCTATGGATATCCACTGCCGGAGGCGGACTGTCACGTTATGATGGCTATGAATTCATTCATTTCAATCCCAATACTCCTCACTGCAAACTCAAGAGTAACTTTATCCACAATGTATATGAAGACAGATTCCACCGTCTTTGGATTGTATCCGAAGGAGGCACAGATATTATTGACTTATCTACTCTACAATCTGTAGTGCCCAATGATCCTAAAGGACTTTTGCCCCGCTTTATAAATCAACCCACCTATATCGTCATTCTCGATTCGCAAGGTTGCATCTGGCTGCAATGCGACAATGCACTTCACCGAATATCCTTCAATGCCGAAGGTGACATCGATACATTATCCACATTAGATTTACCCGAACTATCTGAACCTGACCTTATATTAAAAGATATCGACGAAGATGGTAAGATATGGACCGGCATTAATGGCACTATCTATAAAATCTCCCCGACACCACAAGGGCAGTTAGAAAAAAGTTCCATATCAGAGCAACTAACTTTTTGGCCTGGCATATATTTTAAGGATATGATAGCCAAAGAAAATGAAGTCTGGATAGCTACGCACATAGGACTGTTTCGCTATAACAAAAACAACAATACAAGAAAACTCTACGAAAATATCCAAAGTGACCCTCATTCTTTATCGCAAAATTATCTGACCAATCTTGCCATTACTGATAATAAACAGTTGATTGCAGGAACTTTGCGCGGAGCTAACATCTACAATCCTATTACCGATAACTTCGAACGCTTTACTCATAGTTCAACCGGTAACAGCCTGTTGAACAGTAACTTTATTAATTGTATAAGAGTAGACGGGCAGCACATTTGGTTCGGTACTGAAAGTGGTGGAATTAATAAACTGACTCCGAAGCGCTTGGTAATACACAATTACCAACATGATAAAGAAAATCCCGCAAGCCTGTCCGACAATCCGGTAAATGTCATTTATGAAGATAAGGAGGGCAGTTTGTGGGTAGGCACAGTAGAGGGAGGACTGAATCTGAAAAAACAAGGAAGTGAACAGTTTATTCATTACAGATGGGAACGTGGTGAGATAAGTCATAACTCAGTAAGCAGTCTTGTCAATGACAACCAGGGCCGATTATGGGTAGGCACCTGGGGCGGCGGAATCAACATAGTGAATCCTAAAGCACCGAATCGCCCCCTTCAAGTAATATACACACATCCTGAAACCGGATTTCCATTATTCTTCATAGCAGTACTCGTTTATGACCCTACCAATAATGGAATGTGGATAGGCGCCAATCGAGGGCTCTTTTTCTATGATATGGCAACTCAAAAGTTCATTTCCCCTTTTGCTAACCGTATGGCAGAAAACATCCGTGGTTGCCTCGGCGCCATTATCGACAAAGAAAATAAACTGTGGGTAGGTTCTACGGAAGGAGTCTACATCATAGATCTTAACACCCGATCTCCCCAGTCAAAGGAAGGAGAATTCCAGCATCGTCACTTAAACTATAAGCTCGATAATCCCCAATCGGGACTGATAGAGAAAATCAGTTGTTTTTGCGAAGCTAAAGATGGTACATTATGGTTGGGCAGTAATGGATATGGCATATATAAACGGATAATTGATAAGCAAGGCAAAGAAAAATTCATATCTTATAATACGGACCAAGGTTTAATCAACAACAATGTACGAAGTCTGGAAGAAGATATCAATGGAAGTATCTGGATAGGAACTAATAACGGACTTTCCTGCTTCCACCCAAACGAGAACCGCTTCACCAATTACACCAAACAAGATGGCTTTCCGGATGCACAATTCTATTGGAATGCCTCATACCGTTCTTCGGACGGTACACTCTATTTCGGCAGCGTAGCAGGACTGACAGCCATCGATAGCAATCTGCCTGTTGTTACTGCTCAACCTGCCAACATACGCTTCACGCGGTTGAGAATCGGAAATGAAAATATCCTGCCCGGTAATAAATATCTCCCCAAAGACATAGCCGTTACTCAGGAAATAAAACTCCATGAGAAAGAGAAGTCCTTCTCGTTGGAATTCTCCGCCTTGAATTTTGAACCGGATAATACAGCCACTTATAGCTACCGCCTACTTGGTTTTGAAGACAAATGGGTACAGGCACCCGGAAACAGACGGTTTGCAAGCTACACCAACTTGCGTCCGGGTAGCTATACCCTGCAAGTGAAATATACACCTGACGGAGGAGACGGGACAGAGAACATGGCAGAGCTAAAGGTCACCATCCTACCCTATTTTTATAAAACAACTTGGTTCATATTGCTTCTTGTAGTTTTGGCACTACTTGCCACTTGGCAAACTTACCAATGGCGCATACGAAACTTCAAACGGCAGCGGGAACTACTACACCGCACCGTGGAAGAACGCACCTACCAACTGGAACAACAAAAACAATTATTAGAGAACCAGACAGAAGAACTCTCCCGACAGAACAGGATGCTGACACTGCAAAACGAGAAAATCACCCGGCAAAAAGCACAATTGAGCCGTATGGCACGCAAAGTACAAGAATTGACATTAGACAAGATAGCTTTCTTCACTAACATAACGCATGAATTCCGGACACCGATAACTTTAATTATCGGTCCTATCGAGCGTGCACTAAAACTAAGTTATAATCCGCAGGTAATAGAACAGTTAAACTTCGTGGAACGTAACTCCAAATATCTGCTATCCCTTGTCAACCAACTGATGGATTTCCGGAAAATAGAATCCGGTAAGCTTAATATCGTTGCGACAAAAGGTGACTTTGTGAGTTTTATACATTCATTGCTTACTCCTTTTGAAGTATTTGCCGGAGAACGGAATATTTCAATAAAACACTATTTTCACATGAAAAGTTCCGAAATCTTCTTTGATGAAGAAGCGATGCACAAGGTTATTACCAATCTGCTAAGCAATGCCATTAAATTTACACCGGATGGCGGAAGCATATCCATATATATAGCCACCCTTCCGGCTAAAAACGATAAAGAAGAAAAACTTTATCTCTGCGTCAGTGACACGGGAACAGGTATTCAGGAGCAAGACACCGAACAAATATTCAACCGTTTCTATCAATCCAAGAAGCAAGCGAAATATCCTGTATACAGCCAAACGGGTACAGGAATCGGGTTATATCTTTGCAAACGCATCGTGAAGATGCATGATGGAGAAATCTGCGTTCGTAATAACCATACTATCGGCTGCTCCTTCCGCATCCTACTCCCACTTCCAAAAGAAGAAAACATAAGCGACCAACTGATCGTTGAGAACAATATACCACCGGCAGCAACTACGAAAAAGAATGAATTACCCAAAGAACGGCTGGCCCTGACCATTCTTGTAGTGGAAGATAATGCAGACATGAGAGGATACATCCGTTCCATTCTCCGTGATTATTATAATGTACTCGAAGCTACCAACGGGGCAGAAGCCCTTGATGTATTGAACAACCAGTCTGTAGATTTTATCATCAGCGACCTGATGATGCCCGTAATGGATGGTATAGAACTATCACGACGGGTCAAAGAGACATTTAGTATCTCACATATTCCTTTCCTGATGCTGACTGCTAAAACATCGCCGGAAACCCGGCTGAAAAGTTACCGCACGGGCGTAGACGAATATCTGCTAAAACCTTTTGATGAAGCTCTGTTACTGACCCGTATCGAAAACATCCTGGATAATCGCAGACGCTACCAACGAAAGTTCAAGACGGACATGGACGTGGAAGCACTGAATATAGAGGAGGAATCCGGTGACAAGAAATTCATCAACCAAGTGATGGAAGCTATAAAAGAACACTATAAAAACCCTTACTTTGAAGTGAGTGATTTCAGTGAGGCCGTCGGAGTCAGCAAAAGCCTGCTGAATAAAAAGCTTCAAAGCCTCATCGGGCAATCAGCGGGACAATTCATACGTAACTACAGATTAAACACTGCCCGGGAACTGATTCTCAAAAACCGGGAGAGCAAACAGATGAATATTGCAGAAATAGCATATGAGGTTGGTTTCAATGACCCCAAGTATTTCGCCCGCTGTTTCAGCAAGCAGTTTAATACGACACCAAGCGCATTACTGAATGAAGAAGAGTAA
- a CDS encoding LamG-like jellyroll fold domain-containing protein → MKTRKWPVPILVAFTVLSFWACEDWGQMDPPAGNQKNPKLEQVAKITFEDKDFDPQSLNYYAYEGGDIAEIKDDDVHGKVLHLPDGYARMFNPLNNVEVQNGVSLTFWVKQALRIDEETEEELEPDLAGALFSFQNSNGTQRMFLTSNGWLKYEGVDGDYEVNNPETNKVSKNPLLLPAGEWHYMAITIRNDGYSIYVDGKQRIDKTVEKSNFDFGKIVQFMASTPYIYIGYGSDTPTQEMWIDDIAIYRNQITDSQCQMPNIGEGAFEYLVGDPIITVGAEDNSAAWWTVFSNYFRMPADGNMKFKFTNYTSGAGNWNNWCFCLCTDAERDGNGYAEYFVIRSDLYGWGDSYASGTWTNEGYGDWDAFRADMQGAEVTVTVQRNGATATVEAVAKAINGNVYKETFTTTCGDGTQVVRGFFIMDGSHIVFDTEETAALTTVPLTKTTIGAEDCSSAWWTEFSDYFQIPVGQNLHLEFENHTNGTGNWNNWNLCLCTDAERNGNGYAEYFVIRSDLYGWGDSYASGTWTSEGYGDWDAFRTDMEGATVVIDIQRNGATVTTTAVATSKNGNIYKEAFVTDCGDGNQTVRAFLIVDGAHLKMDNSNCYLYTPLFK, encoded by the coding sequence ATGAAGACAAGAAAATGGCCGGTACCCATTCTGGTGGCATTTACAGTCCTTTCATTTTGGGCCTGCGAAGATTGGGGGCAAATGGATCCTCCGGCAGGAAATCAGAAAAATCCCAAATTAGAGCAAGTCGCGAAGATTACTTTTGAGGATAAAGATTTTGATCCTCAAAGCCTCAACTATTATGCCTACGAAGGCGGAGACATAGCTGAGATTAAAGATGACGATGTACATGGCAAAGTTCTTCACCTACCTGACGGTTATGCCCGTATGTTCAATCCACTAAATAATGTGGAAGTACAGAATGGCGTATCACTGACATTCTGGGTGAAGCAGGCACTCCGCATCGATGAAGAAACGGAAGAAGAGTTAGAGCCAGATTTGGCAGGTGCCCTCTTTTCTTTCCAAAACAGCAACGGCACACAGCGCATGTTTCTCACCTCCAACGGCTGGCTGAAGTATGAAGGTGTGGATGGTGATTACGAGGTCAACAACCCCGAAACGAACAAAGTATCCAAAAATCCATTGCTGCTACCTGCCGGAGAATGGCACTACATGGCCATTACTATCCGCAATGACGGTTATAGCATCTATGTGGATGGCAAACAACGTATCGATAAAACTGTAGAGAAATCAAACTTTGACTTCGGAAAGATTGTACAGTTCATGGCCAGTACACCTTATATATATATAGGTTATGGTTCAGATACTCCCACTCAAGAAATGTGGATAGATGATATCGCAATTTACCGCAATCAAATTACCGACAGCCAATGCCAAATGCCGAACATAGGAGAGGGAGCATTCGAATATCTTGTGGGCGACCCCATCATCACTGTAGGTGCAGAAGATAATTCAGCAGCTTGGTGGACAGTATTCTCCAATTATTTCAGGATGCCCGCCGACGGCAACATGAAATTCAAATTCACCAACTACACCAGCGGTGCTGGCAACTGGAACAACTGGTGCTTCTGTCTCTGTACCGATGCCGAGCGGGATGGCAATGGTTATGCCGAATACTTTGTTATCCGCTCCGACCTTTACGGATGGGGTGACAGTTATGCCTCAGGTACATGGACTAATGAGGGCTACGGTGACTGGGATGCATTCCGTGCTGACATGCAAGGTGCAGAAGTGACTGTAACTGTCCAACGCAACGGAGCAACGGCAACTGTAGAGGCAGTAGCCAAAGCCATCAACGGCAACGTATACAAAGAAACTTTCACCACCACTTGCGGTGACGGTACACAAGTAGTCCGCGGCTTCTTTATAATGGACGGCTCACACATAGTATTCGACACTGAAGAAACCGCAGCGTTGACCACAGTGCCACTGACAAAGACTACTATTGGTGCCGAAGACTGTTCGTCTGCCTGGTGGACGGAATTCTCAGACTATTTCCAGATCCCCGTCGGACAGAATCTGCATCTCGAATTCGAGAACCATACCAATGGCACCGGCAACTGGAACAACTGGAATCTCTGCCTCTGTACCGATGCCGAGCGGAATGGCAATGGTTATGCCGAATACTTCGTCATCCGTTCCGATCTTTACGGATGGGGTGACAGTTATGCCTCGGGTACATGGACCAGCGAGGGTTACGGTGACTGGGATGCTTTCCGTACCGACATGGAAGGAGCCACAGTAGTCATCGACATCCAGCGTAACGGTGCTACGGTAACCACTACTGCGGTAGCTACCAGCAAAAATGGCAATATATATAAAGAAGCTTTTGTGACAGACTGCGGTGATGGAAACCAGACAGTACGGGCATTCCTTATCGTGGATGGAGCTCATCTCAAGATGGATAATTCAAATTGCTATCTGTACACTCCGTTATTCAAGTAA
- a CDS encoding TonB-dependent receptor, translated as MLLAFVFLLAGQMLFAQSKQVTGVIKDVTGETVIGASVVEKGTTNGTITDFDGNFKLTVGDKAVLQISFVGYQTQEINTAGKTSFVVTLKEDSEMLEEVVVVGYGAQKKESVVGAISQVSSKELLQSPAANVSQAIAGKISGVITSQTSGAPGSDDTQIYIRGRATFAGDAQPLVLVDGVEREFSQIAPDDIETISVLKDASATAVYGVRGANGVMLITTKRGREQKPEVSLTANWQIQSPTRTDTYLNSYQSVSLLEEALANDGLPSQFSANDLEMYRRSVAGELSGLEAMLYPNVDWYDEVLKSSSPAQRYNVSVRGGTKRMRYYASGELYDQKGLIKNLSNDKYGNSSSPSFRRYAFRANMDLFLTKDLTFSVNFGTRFEERKGSNTTERSDYSQIFYEMNHTPGWLFPVSTVVQNGERQETIYGGSSQYQKNIVASLAKGGYYKATNTINETNFILDYKMDWLTEGLSVKGMASFDYNSYDKTLYQATFATYELNNRDDFGNIDAYNRFDADGELAGSKDSYTIYKLYMEAQINYARKFGRHDVTAMVLYNQNDYRYRADLAKRYQGLVGRATYGYDDRYLAEVNFGYNGSENFMKGKRFGFFPAFSLGWRISNESFMESTKEWLNNLKLRASYGQVGNDVYTVGGVAQRFLYEEKWSQISNDYIFGTSGKSGIYETQYPNYAVTWERAHKYNIGLEFGLWNGLLNGNIDLFYEKRNDILTNYLTRPEWVGVTMAAGNLGETVNSGFEIELKHNNRIGEDFSYNVGLTFSHAKNEIKNMDEPALKTDYRKREGHPIGQYYGLVCDGFVTAADVADPNFPTSTFGNVQVGDLKYRDMNNDGFIDERDETFIGYSDVPENTYALTLGCNYKGIGFSVMFQGVDHVSRYYDAEAMYAFVSGGKVKEHHLDRWNPTKSESENLASAKYPLLHYDSYGDHNQRQNSFFLKNGAFMRLKNIELSYTLPAKWVEKVGMSDCRLYVNGNNLITWDHLDDLCDPESNGSNRYPIMKTVNFGVNIKF; from the coding sequence ATGCTGCTGGCATTCGTCTTCCTACTGGCAGGACAAATGCTGTTCGCCCAGTCAAAGCAAGTTACAGGTGTCATAAAAGACGTCACCGGAGAAACTGTCATAGGTGCCAGCGTAGTTGAAAAAGGTACTACTAATGGTACTATAACAGATTTTGACGGAAACTTCAAATTAACAGTAGGCGACAAAGCCGTATTGCAAATCTCTTTCGTCGGTTATCAGACGCAAGAAATCAACACGGCAGGCAAGACTTCTTTTGTCGTGACATTGAAAGAAGACTCAGAGATGCTGGAAGAAGTTGTGGTAGTAGGATATGGCGCACAGAAAAAGGAAAGTGTTGTGGGAGCTATCTCGCAAGTATCTTCCAAGGAGTTGCTCCAATCTCCTGCCGCCAACGTATCCCAAGCCATTGCCGGTAAAATATCAGGTGTCATCACATCACAGACTTCCGGCGCTCCCGGTTCGGATGATACACAAATCTATATCCGTGGTCGTGCTACATTTGCCGGTGATGCCCAACCGCTTGTATTGGTAGATGGCGTGGAACGTGAATTCTCACAGATAGCCCCGGACGATATTGAAACTATTTCAGTATTGAAAGATGCTTCGGCAACAGCCGTTTATGGTGTACGTGGCGCAAACGGCGTTATGTTGATTACGACCAAACGTGGTAGAGAACAGAAACCTGAAGTAAGCCTGACCGCCAACTGGCAGATACAAAGCCCAACGCGCACGGATACTTACCTGAACTCTTACCAGTCTGTCAGCCTGCTGGAAGAAGCCCTCGCCAACGACGGACTTCCTTCACAATTCTCCGCCAACGACCTGGAAATGTATCGCAGATCGGTTGCCGGCGAATTGAGCGGCTTAGAGGCAATGCTATATCCCAATGTAGACTGGTATGATGAGGTATTGAAGAGTTCTTCTCCCGCACAACGTTATAACGTCAGTGTACGTGGCGGTACAAAGCGTATGCGCTATTATGCTTCCGGTGAACTATACGACCAAAAAGGGTTGATTAAGAATTTGAGTAATGACAAATATGGCAATTCTTCAAGCCCAAGCTTCCGTCGTTATGCATTCCGCGCTAATATGGACTTGTTCCTGACGAAAGATCTGACTTTCTCTGTCAACTTCGGTACTCGTTTTGAAGAACGTAAGGGTTCCAATACGACTGAAAGATCTGATTATAGCCAGATATTCTATGAAATGAACCACACCCCCGGATGGCTTTTCCCCGTATCTACAGTAGTACAAAACGGTGAAAGACAGGAAACCATCTATGGCGGTAGCTCACAGTATCAGAAAAACATCGTAGCATCCCTGGCCAAAGGCGGATATTATAAAGCTACGAATACCATCAATGAAACCAACTTCATCCTTGATTACAAGATGGACTGGCTGACTGAAGGATTAAGCGTAAAGGGTATGGCTTCATTCGACTATAACTCCTACGACAAAACCCTTTACCAGGCCACTTTCGCCACTTACGAGCTGAACAACCGCGATGATTTCGGAAATATCGATGCTTACAACCGCTTCGATGCTGATGGCGAATTAGCAGGTAGCAAAGATTCTTACACAATCTATAAGCTTTACATGGAAGCGCAAATCAACTATGCTCGCAAGTTCGGCAGACATGATGTAACAGCTATGGTGCTCTACAATCAAAATGACTATCGCTACAGAGCTGATCTTGCCAAGCGTTATCAAGGTCTTGTAGGTCGTGCCACCTATGGCTACGACGATCGTTATCTGGCAGAGGTTAACTTCGGTTACAACGGTTCAGAAAACTTCATGAAAGGCAAACGTTTCGGTTTCTTCCCCGCTTTCTCTTTAGGTTGGCGCATCAGTAATGAATCTTTCATGGAGAGTACTAAGGAGTGGCTAAACAATCTGAAGTTGCGTGCTTCTTACGGTCAGGTAGGTAACGATGTATATACCGTAGGCGGAGTGGCACAACGCTTCCTCTATGAAGAGAAATGGAGCCAGATCAGCAATGACTATATTTTCGGCACCAGTGGTAAGTCCGGCATCTACGAAACTCAATATCCTAACTATGCCGTTACTTGGGAGCGTGCCCACAAGTACAATATCGGTTTGGAGTTCGGATTGTGGAACGGATTGCTGAACGGTAACATCGACCTTTTCTATGAAAAGCGTAACGATATCCTGACCAACTATCTGACGCGCCCGGAATGGGTAGGCGTAACAATGGCTGCCGGTAACTTGGGTGAAACCGTAAACAGCGGTTTCGAGATTGAGTTAAAGCACAACAACCGTATCGGCGAAGACTTTTCATACAACGTCGGCCTGACATTCTCTCATGCCAAGAATGAAATTAAGAACATGGACGAGCCCGCACTGAAAACAGACTATCGCAAGCGCGAAGGTCATCCTATCGGTCAGTACTACGGACTGGTATGCGACGGCTTCGTAACTGCCGCCGACGTGGCTGATCCTAATTTCCCGACATCAACCTTTGGTAATGTACAGGTAGGCGATTTGAAATATCGCGATATGAATAATGATGGTTTTATTGACGAACGAGACGAAACATTCATCGGCTATAGCGATGTGCCCGAAAACACATATGCACTCACCTTGGGATGCAATTACAAAGGTATCGGTTTCAGCGTAATGTTCCAAGGCGTCGATCACGTAAGCCGTTATTATGATGCAGAAGCTATGTATGCCTTCGTCAGTGGCGGTAAAGTGAAAGAACACCATCTGGATCGTTGGAATCCTACTAAATCGGAATCCGAGAATTTGGCAAGTGCCAAATATCCATTGCTGCACTACGATAGTTACGGTGACCACAACCAGCGCCAGAACTCCTTCTTCCTGAAGAACGGTGCTTTCATGCGTCTGAAGAACATTGAGTTGAGCTATACATTGCCTGCCAAATGGGTAGAAAAAGTAGGCATGAGTGACTGCCGCCTCTACGTAAACGGTAACAACCTCATCACTTGGGATCATCTGGATGATCTGTGTGACCCGGAAAGTAACGGTTCCAACCGCTATCCGATTATGAAGACTGTGAACTTTGGTGTAAACATTAAATTCTGA
- a CDS encoding RagB/SusD family nutrient uptake outer membrane protein, translating into MKKTLLYGIFALSIASATLTSCEDMFGGFLDKQPSNELTGEEVFSDWNLMLQFHYDTYNFLRHGACRINNSWLDAATDLAETSYATGGVRTTFNIGNYYGSGGASELSGTWEHYYRGIRKCNMILTRIESVPKNIDLKEDEYIKHKTYIISEARFLRAWFYWELFLRYGPIPIVTEVLDPNGDLLSNYTTRPSIKEYVVDFVLKELSECEEGLMVYKDASDQDVAGRIGQPMARALYSRIMLYMASPRYSSESSITWQQAADAAKGFIETYGGNYSLMQGTDSKTALTNAWLLTPYEESNKEMIFYRNDGTISWNNIRYDVPVGEGGSGGLCPSQNLIDMYDMIDGSSPFQEYDETGAPVYNGVNPSINAASGYSDANMWANRDGRLAASILYNGVSWGNGVINVVKGQRDNPVGNANATPTGYYVRKYMPETILSANHSGNSRRLWTIIRYAEILLNYAEALNEVQGPCKEVYDQLDLIRHRAGITGNVADRTDLNTKEKMRNFIRKERTVELAFEEHRAWDVRRWNVAEEALGRNIIGIDVAANGTITRKVAQKRVFQKKMYLYPIPEGEYWKTGIENNPEW; encoded by the coding sequence ATGAAGAAGACATTATTATATGGCATATTTGCCCTGAGCATCGCCTCTGCCACACTTACTTCCTGCGAAGATATGTTTGGAGGCTTCCTTGACAAGCAGCCCAGTAATGAGTTGACGGGCGAAGAAGTATTCAGCGACTGGAACCTGATGTTACAGTTCCATTACGATACCTACAACTTTCTGCGCCACGGTGCCTGCCGCATCAATAATTCATGGCTGGATGCCGCTACAGACCTGGCAGAAACCAGTTACGCGACCGGTGGCGTGCGTACTACATTCAACATAGGTAATTATTACGGCAGCGGTGGCGCATCCGAACTAAGCGGTACTTGGGAACATTATTACCGTGGTATTCGCAAATGCAACATGATACTTACGCGCATAGAAAGCGTCCCCAAAAATATAGACCTGAAAGAAGATGAGTATATCAAACACAAAACTTATATCATCTCTGAAGCGCGTTTCTTGCGTGCTTGGTTCTATTGGGAACTCTTCCTGCGTTACGGTCCTATTCCTATAGTAACGGAGGTACTCGACCCTAATGGTGATTTATTGAGTAATTATACAACCCGTCCAAGTATAAAGGAATACGTTGTTGACTTTGTTCTAAAAGAACTGAGCGAATGTGAAGAAGGCCTGATGGTTTATAAAGACGCTTCAGACCAAGATGTTGCAGGACGTATCGGACAACCTATGGCTCGCGCGCTTTATAGCCGTATTATGCTGTATATGGCAAGCCCGCGCTACAGTAGCGAATCAAGCATCACGTGGCAACAGGCAGCCGATGCAGCAAAAGGTTTCATCGAAACCTACGGCGGTAACTACTCGTTGATGCAAGGTACGGACTCAAAGACAGCATTAACCAATGCCTGGTTATTGACTCCATATGAAGAAAGCAATAAAGAAATGATTTTCTATCGCAATGATGGAACCATCTCATGGAATAACATTCGCTATGATGTCCCGGTAGGTGAAGGAGGCAGTGGTGGTCTCTGCCCGTCCCAAAACCTAATAGACATGTATGACATGATTGACGGTAGTTCTCCTTTTCAGGAGTACGACGAAACCGGAGCCCCAGTTTATAACGGGGTTAATCCGAGCATCAACGCCGCAAGTGGTTACAGCGATGCCAACATGTGGGCTAATCGCGACGGACGTCTGGCAGCTTCCATTCTTTATAATGGCGTATCCTGGGGGAATGGTGTAATCAATGTTGTCAAGGGACAGCGTGATAATCCTGTAGGAAATGCTAACGCTACCCCGACCGGCTATTATGTACGCAAATACATGCCGGAAACCATCCTGAGTGCAAACCATAGCGGTAATTCACGTCGTCTCTGGACTATCATCCGCTATGCGGAAATTCTGCTGAATTATGCCGAAGCACTGAATGAAGTGCAAGGTCCTTGTAAGGAAGTATACGACCAACTCGACCTGATTCGGCATCGCGCAGGCATCACCGGCAATGTTGCCGACCGTACAGATCTGAACACCAAAGAGAAGATGCGCAACTTCATCCGCAAAGAACGCACGGTAGAATTGGCATTCGAAGAACATCGCGCATGGGACGTACGCCGCTGGAATGTAGCGGAAGAGGCATTGGGACGCAATATCATCGGTATCGATGTAGCTGCCAATGGAACCATCACCCGCAAAGTGGCCCAAAAACGCGTGTTCCAAAAGAAGATGTACCTCTATCCTATCCCTGAAGGTGAATACTGGAAAACAGGAATTGAAAACAATCCGGAATGGTAA